From one Agathobaculum sp. NTUH-O15-33 genomic stretch:
- the hypD gene encoding hydrogenase formation protein HypD, which yields MDKRLLADYLRTYHGRPLRLMEVCGTHTAALYRSGVRGLLSEKITLLAGPGCPVCVTPTAYIDKLVALARTPGVRVLSFGDMLAVPGSAVSLAGARAEGADVDFFYAPEQALALAERAPDTQFVLAAVGFETTAPVWAAVAEGILSRGLSNVRLLTALKTMPAAMDALCGAGGIDGFLCPGHVAVVTGAEAFRPLAEKWKKPMVVGGFTPELLLAALCRLTREAERGNAGVWNEYPAFVRAAGNEKARSAVSRVFEAGEALWRGLGQVPGSGLYLRGPYAALDAGSRGLSADRAPEGCRCGQVLTGAIGPWDCPLCGKACTPEHPVGACMVSGEGACRICLITGKE from the coding sequence ATGGATAAACGGTTGCTGGCGGATTACCTGCGGACGTATCATGGCCGCCCGCTGCGGCTGATGGAGGTCTGCGGCACGCATACCGCCGCCCTATACCGCTCCGGCGTGCGCGGTCTGCTCAGCGAAAAAATCACACTGCTCGCCGGGCCGGGCTGTCCGGTTTGCGTCACGCCGACGGCCTATATCGACAAGCTGGTCGCGCTCGCCCGCACGCCGGGCGTCCGCGTGCTATCGTTCGGCGACATGCTGGCCGTGCCGGGAAGCGCGGTCTCGCTCGCGGGCGCGCGGGCCGAAGGGGCGGATGTTGACTTTTTCTACGCGCCCGAGCAGGCGCTCGCCCTTGCGGAGCGCGCGCCTGATACGCAGTTCGTGCTCGCGGCGGTCGGCTTTGAAACGACCGCGCCTGTCTGGGCGGCGGTGGCGGAGGGCATATTGTCGCGGGGCCTATCCAACGTGCGCCTGCTGACCGCGCTCAAGACCATGCCCGCCGCGATGGACGCGCTGTGCGGGGCGGGCGGTATCGATGGTTTTTTGTGCCCCGGGCACGTCGCGGTCGTAACGGGCGCGGAAGCGTTTCGCCCGCTCGCGGAAAAGTGGAAAAAGCCCATGGTTGTCGGCGGGTTCACGCCCGAGCTGCTGCTCGCGGCGCTGTGCCGCCTGACGCGCGAGGCGGAGCGGGGCAATGCCGGCGTGTGGAACGAATATCCGGCCTTTGTGCGCGCCGCGGGCAATGAAAAGGCGCGAAGCGCCGTTTCGCGCGTATTCGAGGCGGGCGAAGCGCTGTGGCGCGGGCTGGGGCAGGTGCCCGGTTCCGGGCTGTATCTGCGCGGCCCCTATGCCGCGCTGGACGCGGGCAGCCGGGGACTGAGCGCCGACCGCGCGCCGGAGGGCTGCCGGTGCGGGCAGGTGCTGACCGGCGCGATCGGGCCTTGGGACTGCCCGCTTTGTGGAAAGGCCTGCACGCCCGAGCATCCGGTGGGCGCGTGCATGGTGTCGGGCGAGGGCGCGTGCCGCATTTGTCTCATAACGGGAAAGGAATGA
- the mreD gene encoding rod shape-determining protein MreD — translation MQREQVSIPKNLLYILLAVVYFALQSSWGRYFSVRGFHIDLLPCFVAAAALLDGPVEGVIMGVAVGVLYDVGFVGIDGVYPIFFLLFGFIAGSLSRLTLSRNYVSMMMLSAGEMILIGLLRYFCYLLPMHGASFGLVMQQVFGGAVLTAALSFLVYAPVKKISKKFESR, via the coding sequence ATGCAGAGAGAACAGGTATCCATTCCTAAAAATTTATTATATATTCTGTTGGCGGTCGTGTATTTTGCGCTGCAAAGCAGCTGGGGCCGCTACTTCTCGGTGCGCGGTTTTCATATCGACCTGCTGCCGTGCTTCGTCGCGGCGGCCGCCCTGTTGGACGGTCCGGTCGAAGGCGTTATCATGGGCGTTGCGGTGGGCGTTTTGTACGATGTGGGCTTTGTCGGCATCGACGGGGTCTATCCCATCTTCTTTTTACTGTTCGGCTTTATCGCGGGCTCGCTCAGCAGGCTCACGCTCAGCCGCAACTATGTATCGATGATGATGCTTTCCGCCGGTGAAATGATTCTGATAGGGCTTTTGCGCTATTTTTGCTACCTGCTGCCCATGCACGGGGCTTCGTTCGGGCTGGTGATGCAGCAGGTGTTCGGCGGCGCGGTGCTCACGGCGGCGCTCAGCTTTCTGGTATACGCGCCGGTGAAGAAAATAAGCAAAAAATTCGAGTCCAGATAA
- a CDS encoding U32 family peptidase — MSFPELLSPAGAPESVRAAVQAGAGAVYMGYGSFNARRSAKGFSQDEMAEAIAYCRARGVKTNITLNILTTDRELSGALNDAKFLYEAGADALIVQDLGLASLLRRHAPDLDLHASTQMTVHTLDGAREAKELGFSRVVLSRECSLDEVRLITENAGVETEVFVHGALCMCYSGQCYLSAVIGRRSGNRGLCAQPCRLPMSGGYPLSLKDLSLADHVCELKKLGVCSLKIEGRMKRPEYTYIVTAIYAALLRENRAPTEAERDTLRRVFSRDGFTDGYLTGEKGDAMFGTKTEVLLHEVQSLYDEAASRFAQGREAPLVPVALRFSAAESGISLSVEDGTHGAAAVDLDEVPRAINRPATVETVEKALRKTGGTPFYAEKLEIDLPEGLMLSAARLNALRREALEKLMARRLAPPERRWQDAAAPLSMDKQQPFAGFTASVRTGEQARALAELGLTAIYAPLAVAAETGLPAILPRVFSDCEQPEIERLLGSAMEKGTDTVMIGNLGQLALARRLGLTVCGDFGLNAFNSETLAVLAARGVSRQTLSFELRQAQLRDLRGPLETEMIVYGFLPLMVFENCAIRRRHGGKCACKNGVTELTDRKGQKFALLPEFGCRNTLLNSRALCWDEPPARAGVTYGRLLFTVESPETCARIAQSFVAGEAPAGEFTRGLYHRGVE; from the coding sequence ATGAGCTTTCCGGAACTGCTTTCTCCCGCCGGCGCGCCGGAAAGCGTGCGCGCCGCCGTACAGGCGGGCGCGGGCGCGGTGTATATGGGTTACGGCTCGTTTAACGCGCGCCGCAGCGCCAAGGGATTTTCACAGGATGAAATGGCGGAAGCAATCGCCTATTGCCGCGCGCGCGGCGTAAAAACCAATATCACACTCAACATACTGACCACCGACCGCGAGCTGTCCGGCGCGCTGAACGACGCAAAATTCCTGTACGAGGCGGGCGCGGACGCGCTGATCGTGCAGGATTTGGGTCTGGCGAGCCTGCTTCGGCGGCACGCGCCGGATCTGGACCTGCATGCCTCCACGCAAATGACCGTACACACGCTGGACGGCGCGCGGGAAGCAAAGGAACTCGGTTTTTCCCGGGTTGTCCTCTCGCGCGAATGCTCGCTTGACGAAGTGCGCCTGATTACAGAAAACGCCGGTGTGGAGACCGAGGTATTCGTGCACGGCGCTTTGTGCATGTGCTATTCGGGTCAGTGTTATCTGTCCGCCGTGATCGGCCGACGTTCGGGCAACCGGGGCCTGTGCGCCCAGCCTTGCCGCCTGCCGATGAGCGGCGGCTATCCGCTGTCGCTGAAGGATTTGTCGCTGGCCGACCATGTTTGTGAACTGAAAAAGCTGGGCGTTTGCTCCCTCAAGATCGAAGGGCGTATGAAACGGCCGGAATATACCTATATTGTCACCGCGATCTACGCCGCGCTGCTGCGTGAAAACCGCGCGCCGACCGAAGCCGAGCGCGACACGCTGCGCCGTGTCTTTTCGCGGGACGGCTTTACCGACGGCTACCTGACCGGCGAAAAAGGCGACGCGATGTTCGGCACCAAAACCGAGGTGCTGCTGCATGAGGTGCAAAGCCTGTATGACGAAGCAGCGAGCCGCTTTGCGCAGGGCAGGGAAGCGCCGCTTGTTCCGGTCGCGCTGCGTTTTTCGGCGGCGGAAAGCGGAATTTCGCTTTCTGTAGAGGATGGAACGCACGGCGCCGCCGCTGTCGATTTGGACGAGGTGCCGCGGGCGATCAACCGCCCCGCGACCGTGGAGACCGTGGAAAAGGCGCTGCGCAAAACCGGCGGCACGCCTTTTTATGCTGAAAAATTGGAAATTGATCTGCCCGAAGGGCTGATGCTGTCCGCCGCGCGCCTGAACGCCCTGCGGCGTGAAGCGCTTGAAAAGCTGATGGCGCGCCGTTTGGCGCCGCCGGAACGGCGCTGGCAGGACGCGGCCGCTCCGTTATCCATGGACAAGCAACAGCCGTTCGCGGGCTTTACCGCTTCCGTTAGGACGGGGGAGCAGGCGCGGGCGCTTGCAGAGCTGGGACTTACGGCGATCTACGCGCCGCTCGCGGTCGCGGCCGAGACCGGCCTGCCCGCTATCCTGCCGCGCGTCTTTTCCGATTGCGAGCAGCCTGAGATCGAACGCCTGCTGGGCAGCGCGATGGAAAAGGGCACGGATACCGTGATGATCGGCAATCTCGGCCAACTCGCGCTCGCGCGGCGGCTGGGCCTTACCGTTTGCGGCGATTTTGGGCTGAACGCCTTTAACAGCGAAACGCTCGCGGTGCTGGCGGCGCGCGGGGTTTCGCGCCAAACGCTTTCGTTTGAGCTGCGGCAGGCGCAGCTGCGTGATCTGCGCGGGCCGCTTGAGACCGAAATGATCGTTTACGGCTTTTTGCCGCTGATGGTTTTTGAAAACTGCGCGATACGCCGCCGCCACGGCGGCAAATGCGCGTGTAAAAATGGCGTGACCGAGTTGACCGACCGTAAGGGCCAAAAATTCGCCCTGCTGCCGGAGTTCGGTTGCCGGAATACGCTGCTCAACAGCCGCGCCCTCTGCTGGGATGAGCCGCCCGCCCGCGCGGGCGTCACCTATGGGCGGCTGCTGTTTACTGTGGAATCGCCGGAGACTTGCGCGCGCATCGCGCAGTCGTTTGTCGCGGGCGAAGCGCCCGCGGGTGAATTTACGCGCGGCCTTTACCACAGGGGAGTAGAGTGA
- a CDS encoding HypC/HybG/HupF family hydrogenase formation chaperone yields the protein MCVAFPGRIVSIDGDRAKVDFAGTMADVNVSMVEARVGDYVLVHAGVALQTMGEEEAGTLTELFDELKEAANG from the coding sequence ATGTGTGTAGCTTTTCCCGGACGGATCGTCTCAATCGACGGCGATCGCGCCAAGGTGGATTTCGCGGGTACCATGGCCGATGTCAACGTGTCCATGGTCGAGGCGCGCGTCGGTGATTACGTGCTTGTCCATGCGGGGGTCGCCCTGCAAACCATGGGCGAGGAAGAGGCAGGAACGCTTACCGAGCTGTTTGACGAACTGAAAGAGGCCGCGAATGGATAA
- a CDS encoding cell division protein ZapA, translating into MANRVTIQIAGQHYTMLAEESEEYMNEVAELARQTITECGGSESFATTRAFALATINLADEYIKAKKAAEAAEAKLRVAESELSALRSQLDRLRGQNQRRK; encoded by the coding sequence ATGGCAAACCGTGTCACCATCCAGATCGCAGGGCAGCACTATACCATGCTGGCCGAGGAGTCCGAGGAGTATATGAACGAGGTGGCCGAACTCGCCCGGCAGACGATCACGGAATGCGGCGGTTCAGAGAGCTTTGCGACGACGCGCGCCTTCGCGCTCGCGACGATCAACCTCGCGGATGAATATATCAAAGCCAAAAAGGCCGCCGAGGCAGCCGAAGCCAAGCTTCGCGTGGCCGAAAGCGAGCTTAGCGCGCTGCGCAGCCAGCTGGACCGTCTGCGCGGCCAGAACCAGCGCCGCAAATGA
- the mreC gene encoding rod shape-determining protein MreC, whose translation MRRKNITSRFVVVIAAIIAICVLSALYSGVTGNPSPVTKLAGMVVTPIQRLGTGITGLFGKGHEYFFEVDDLKAENESLKKQVREMEQKVRDAQIALDENDRLRQELGRAERSRDLTQQTAEVIGRNPGDWAMTLTLDKGTSHGVEVNDLVTTEDGMVGYVSQVASNYCTVTTVVDVEMQCGALVTRTREAAIAEGNYDMMSEGNLRLSYLKEDADIVIGDTVETSGRGGVFPKGVMIGTVESVLTEENGISYYAVIKPFVNVDTVTSVSIITDYTITE comes from the coding sequence TTGCGTAGGAAGAACATAACCTCGCGCTTTGTTGTCGTGATCGCCGCGATCATAGCGATCTGCGTGCTTTCCGCGTTATATAGCGGCGTGACGGGCAATCCGTCGCCTGTGACAAAGCTGGCCGGCATGGTCGTAACGCCGATCCAAAGGCTGGGCACCGGCATTACCGGGCTATTTGGCAAGGGGCACGAATATTTTTTTGAAGTGGACGACCTGAAGGCTGAAAACGAAAGCCTGAAAAAACAGGTGCGCGAAATGGAACAGAAGGTGCGCGACGCACAGATCGCGCTGGATGAAAACGACCGCCTGCGGCAGGAACTGGGCCGCGCCGAGCGCAGCCGCGACCTGACGCAGCAGACCGCCGAGGTAATAGGCCGCAACCCGGGCGACTGGGCCATGACGCTGACGCTCGACAAGGGTACCTCCCACGGGGTCGAGGTGAACGATCTTGTCACGACAGAGGACGGCATGGTCGGCTATGTCAGTCAGGTCGCGTCCAACTATTGTACCGTTACGACCGTGGTGGATGTGGAAATGCAGTGCGGCGCGCTGGTTACGCGCACGCGCGAAGCCGCCATTGCCGAAGGCAACTACGACATGATGAGCGAGGGCAACCTGCGCCTTTCCTATTTGAAGGAGGATGCGGACATTGTCATCGGCGACACGGTGGAAACCTCGGGCCGCGGCGGCGTGTTCCCCAAGGGCGTGATGATCGGCACGGTCGAAAGCGTGCTGACCGAGGAAAACGGTATTTCCTATTACGCGGTCATCAAGCCGTTTGTCAATGTGGATACGGTGACAAGCGTGTCCATCATCACCGACTACACGATCACGGAGTAA
- the hypE gene encoding hydrogenase expression/formation protein HypE yields MKIQLRHGAGGADTARLIGDIFAERLGNEVLNRMEDAAVLPCPAGELVMTTDSFVVQPLTFAGGDIGRLAVCGTVNDLLCMGARPLYLTAGFILEEGLDSALLTRLVESMARTAAEAGVHIVAGDTKVIEGNGGLYINTTGLGARPAEREVSAANLRPGDALILSGTLGDHHATILSARMGLESELQSDCAPLGGMVEALFAAEAEVHAMRDVTRGGLATVACELAEASGCAIELTEDALPVSAGVRALTGILGLDVLTMGNEGKLLIAVPEGDALRALEIVQASPYGGQAAVIGAVREGNGVTLHTTIGGRRAVAPLRGEGLPRIC; encoded by the coding sequence ATGAAAATTCAGTTGCGCCATGGCGCGGGCGGCGCGGATACCGCCCGGCTGATCGGCGATATTTTTGCGGAACGACTTGGAAACGAAGTGCTGAACCGTATGGAGGACGCCGCCGTGCTGCCCTGTCCGGCGGGCGAGCTTGTGATGACGACGGACAGCTTTGTCGTGCAGCCCCTGACCTTTGCGGGCGGCGATATCGGGCGGCTCGCGGTGTGCGGCACGGTGAACGATCTGCTGTGCATGGGCGCAAGGCCTTTGTACCTGACCGCGGGCTTTATTTTAGAAGAGGGGCTGGATTCCGCGCTGCTGACGCGGCTTGTCGAGTCGATGGCGCGAACGGCGGCGGAAGCCGGCGTGCACATCGTCGCGGGCGATACCAAGGTGATCGAGGGCAATGGCGGCCTTTATATCAATACGACCGGGCTGGGCGCCCGTCCGGCGGAGCGCGAGGTGTCCGCCGCCAACCTGCGGCCCGGCGACGCGCTCATTCTATCCGGCACGCTGGGCGACCACCACGCGACGATTCTGTCCGCGCGGATGGGGCTGGAAAGCGAGCTGCAAAGCGACTGCGCGCCTCTTGGCGGCATGGTGGAGGCGCTGTTCGCCGCCGAGGCCGAGGTGCACGCCATGCGTGACGTCACGCGCGGCGGTCTGGCGACGGTCGCCTGCGAGCTGGCCGAAGCGTCGGGGTGCGCGATTGAGCTCACCGAGGACGCGCTGCCCGTTTCAGCGGGTGTGCGGGCGCTGACCGGCATATTGGGGCTTGATGTGCTGACCATGGGCAACGAGGGCAAGCTGCTGATCGCGGTGCCCGAGGGGGACGCGCTGCGCGCGCTTGAGATCGTGCAGGCCTCGCCCTATGGGGGACAAGCCGCCGTCATCGGCGCAGTGCGCGAGGGAAACGGCGTGACGCTTCATACCACCATTGGCGGCCGCCGCGCGGTCGCCCCGCTGCGCGGCGAAGGCCTGCCGCGCATCTGTTAA
- the hypF gene encoding carbamoyltransferase HypF, which yields MTTYRLIVTGRVQGVGFRPTVCRIARELGLKGEVRNLGGAAEIVCNAEGAALESFLRRLAACPPPIHIERITAAEVALRRFSFFRAVESAGEPSRPVLPADLAVCADCLREMQNKKDARYRYPFISCAGCGPRYTIIRRLPYDRARTTMDAFAMCSMCAGEYADMENRRCHGQTLSCPSCGPQLLGETRAGDRTAREDAVRAARELLKSGAIIAVKAAGGYNLVCRADSEKTVRALRALKARPTKPFAVLFASMDELQAVCETDETERALLLSPARPIVLLRRGQNWRARVCADAAGTDGPLGAFLPAFGLYALLAEGLPLIVTSCNHAGQPILYGDTAMRAYFAAHTEIAGLFWNEREILRPADDAVTRVVGGAPQVLRRTRGYLPEPLAQEAPMGEVLALGAEMEPAFCLASGGRYYPAAVPGDLAERETQRAFRQSLRDLTALTGAKPRLVVHDKHPLYFTTALAEEMEQPRLAVQHHHAHALSVMAEHGLKGPVLAVCFDGTGYGDNGKVWGGEFLRCEGADYTRAGHLAEVPLLGGDGSMRQGWKSALCHLAHAGLESADARFPVVRAALQSGVNTIGSSSMGRLFDAAAAVLGLCGENTHQGRCARALEAAAERAARRGVRPLAMAFAEADGVFDPAPLFHALVCAPDADAAALGFHLAVADMVACMAARTGIEQVALAGGVFANRLLITRCTEMLAAAGHTVWFNREVPPGDGGLAVGQVYYGLLAGGQT from the coding sequence ATGACGACCTACCGTCTTATTGTCACGGGCCGGGTACAGGGCGTGGGCTTTCGCCCTACGGTATGCCGCATCGCGCGGGAACTGGGGCTAAAGGGCGAGGTGCGTAACCTTGGCGGCGCGGCGGAGATCGTCTGCAACGCGGAAGGGGCGGCGCTCGAATCGTTTTTAAGGCGCCTTGCCGCCTGCCCGCCGCCCATTCATATCGAGCGCATCACCGCCGCGGAGGTCGCTCTGCGGCGGTTTTCTTTCTTTCGGGCGGTGGAGAGCGCGGGCGAGCCGTCGCGCCCCGTGCTCCCGGCGGATCTGGCGGTGTGCGCGGATTGCCTGCGGGAAATGCAAAACAAAAAGGATGCGCGCTACCGCTATCCGTTTATTTCATGCGCGGGGTGCGGGCCGCGCTACACCATCATCCGCCGTTTGCCGTACGACCGCGCGCGCACCACGATGGACGCGTTTGCAATGTGCTCCATGTGCGCGGGCGAATATGCCGATATGGAAAACCGCCGCTGCCATGGGCAGACGCTTTCGTGCCCGTCTTGCGGGCCGCAGCTATTGGGCGAAACACGGGCGGGCGACCGAACCGCGCGGGAGGACGCGGTGCGCGCCGCCCGCGAGCTGCTAAAAAGCGGGGCGATCATCGCGGTCAAGGCGGCGGGGGGTTACAACCTTGTCTGCCGGGCGGACAGCGAAAAGACCGTGCGCGCGCTGCGCGCACTGAAAGCGCGGCCCACAAAACCGTTTGCCGTGCTGTTTGCATCGATGGACGAACTGCAAGCCGTGTGCGAGACGGACGAGACGGAGCGGGCGCTTTTGCTTTCGCCCGCGCGGCCCATCGTGCTGCTGCGCCGGGGACAAAATTGGCGCGCGCGGGTGTGCGCGGACGCGGCGGGGACGGACGGTCCGCTCGGCGCTTTTCTGCCCGCCTTCGGCCTGTATGCGCTGCTGGCCGAGGGGCTGCCGCTCATCGTCACAAGCTGCAACCACGCCGGGCAGCCGATCTTATACGGGGACACGGCGATGCGCGCTTACTTTGCCGCGCACACCGAGATCGCGGGTTTGTTCTGGAACGAGAGAGAAATTTTGCGTCCGGCGGACGACGCGGTGACCCGTGTGGTCGGCGGCGCGCCGCAGGTGCTGCGCCGCACGCGCGGTTATCTGCCCGAGCCGCTCGCGCAGGAGGCCCCCATGGGCGAGGTGCTGGCGCTTGGGGCGGAGATGGAGCCCGCGTTTTGCCTTGCCTCCGGCGGGCGGTACTACCCGGCCGCCGTGCCGGGCGACCTTGCGGAACGCGAAACGCAGCGGGCCTTTCGGCAATCGCTGCGCGATCTGACCGCGCTGACGGGCGCAAAGCCGCGTCTTGTCGTGCACGATAAGCACCCCCTCTATTTCACCACCGCGCTGGCGGAGGAGATGGAGCAGCCCCGCCTTGCGGTACAGCACCACCACGCGCACGCCTTGTCCGTCATGGCGGAGCACGGGCTGAAGGGCCCGGTGCTCGCCGTGTGCTTTGACGGCACGGGTTATGGCGATAACGGCAAGGTTTGGGGCGGCGAGTTTTTACGGTGCGAGGGTGCGGACTATACCCGCGCGGGCCATCTGGCCGAGGTGCCCTTGCTCGGCGGCGACGGCTCGATGCGGCAAGGCTGGAAATCCGCTTTGTGCCATCTGGCGCATGCGGGGCTGGAAAGCGCGGACGCGCGTTTTCCGGTCGTTCGCGCGGCGCTTCAAAGCGGCGTCAACACGATTGGCAGCTCCAGCATGGGGCGGCTATTTGACGCGGCCGCCGCCGTGCTCGGCCTTTGCGGGGAAAACACGCATCAAGGCCGCTGCGCGCGGGCGCTCGAAGCGGCGGCGGAACGCGCGGCGCGGCGCGGCGTTCGTCCGCTTGCCATGGCGTTTGCCGAAGCGGACGGCGTGTTCGATCCCGCGCCGCTGTTCCACGCACTGGTTTGCGCGCCTGACGCGGATGCGGCGGCGCTCGGCTTCCATCTGGCGGTCGCTGATATGGTGGCGTGCATGGCCGCGCGCACGGGGATCGAGCAGGTCGCGCTCGCGGGCGGCGTGTTCGCGAACCGGCTGCTTATCACGCGCTGCACGGAAATGCTCGCCGCGGCGGGCCATACCGTTTGGTTTAATCGCGAGGTGCCGCCCGGCGACGGGGGCCTTGCCGTCGGGCAGGTATATTACGGACTGCTCGCGGGCGGCCAAACCTGA
- a CDS encoding DEAD/DEAH box helicase, with amino-acid sequence MEINGQEVTETVSYAELGLSPAIMRALDKKGYQVATPVQGGAIPFFMDWKDVIAKAPTGTGKTFAFGIPMVEHIDPELKETQALVLAPTRELALQIVAELRGLHEFKKGVRTVCLYGGAPIAGQITALHQHPQIIVATPGRLMDMMKRGAARLDKVQTVVLDEADRMLDMGFVQDVTRILDAMPQRRNLGMFSATISREVMDISWVYQRDPAEITVPAVDENKPDIQQYRIDLGWNVKTELTARLLEAGEYERALIFCNTKTMSDRLTALLKLQGIEADCIHGDIRQRDREKTLGRFRDGKLRVLVATDVAARGLDIDDVDVVFNYDVPEENEYYVHRIGRTGRAKRHGVSYTLITSIAESIRMDDIERSTGNEVARLKYEDGTLLEMEN; translated from the coding sequence ATGGAAATCAACGGACAAGAAGTTACCGAAACCGTAAGCTACGCCGAGCTGGGGCTTTCCCCGGCCATCATGCGCGCGCTGGATAAAAAGGGCTATCAAGTCGCCACCCCCGTGCAGGGCGGCGCGATCCCGTTTTTTATGGACTGGAAGGACGTCATCGCCAAAGCGCCCACCGGCACGGGCAAGACCTTTGCCTTTGGCATTCCCATGGTCGAGCACATCGACCCGGAACTGAAAGAAACGCAGGCGCTCGTGCTCGCCCCCACCCGGGAACTCGCTTTGCAGATCGTGGCCGAGCTGCGCGGCTTGCATGAATTTAAAAAAGGCGTGCGCACCGTTTGTCTCTACGGCGGCGCGCCGATCGCCGGCCAAATCACGGCCCTGCATCAGCACCCGCAGATCATCGTGGCGACCCCGGGGCGGCTGATGGATATGATGAAGCGCGGCGCCGCCCGGCTGGACAAGGTGCAAACCGTCGTACTGGACGAGGCCGACCGCATGCTGGACATGGGCTTTGTGCAGGATGTGACCCGTATTTTGGACGCCATGCCCCAGCGCCGCAATCTAGGCATGTTCTCCGCCACCATCTCGCGCGAGGTGATGGATATCTCGTGGGTATACCAGCGCGACCCGGCGGAGATCACCGTTCCTGCCGTGGATGAAAACAAGCCGGATATCCAGCAGTACCGCATCGACCTTGGCTGGAACGTCAAAACCGAACTGACCGCAAGGCTTTTGGAAGCGGGCGAATATGAACGCGCCCTGATTTTCTGCAACACCAAGACCATGTCCGACCGGCTGACCGCGCTGTTAAAGCTGCAGGGCATTGAGGCGGACTGCATCCATGGCGACATCCGCCAGCGCGACCGCGAAAAAACGCTGGGCCGTTTCCGCGACGGCAAGCTGCGCGTGCTGGTCGCTACCGACGTGGCCGCGCGCGGATTGGATATCGACGATGTCGACGTGGTGTTCAACTACGACGTACCCGAGGAAAACGAATATTACGTGCACCGCATCGGCCGCACCGGCCGCGCCAAGCGGCACGGCGTTTCCTACACGCTCATCACCTCCATCGCGGAGAGCATCCGTATGGACGATATCGAGCGCAGCACCGGCAACGAGGTCGCCCGCCTGAAATACGAGGACGGCACCCTGCTTGAGATGGAAAACTAG
- a CDS encoding Maf family protein has translation MELVLASASPRRRELLGLITENFTVAPMDTDETLLPGAPLGQEVVRLSRGKAEKAHGAYPNAYCIGSDTLVTIDGIALGKPEGPGRAREMLRMLRGRTHEVLTGLAVQPPIGETRTLLTRTLVTFRAFDEDELEKYLATGEPLDKAGAYGIQGHGALLIEGIAGDYYSVMGLPVAGLNRILRDLGVAV, from the coding sequence ATGGAACTCGTATTAGCATCGGCTTCGCCACGGCGGCGCGAGCTGCTCGGGCTGATCACCGAAAACTTTACCGTGGCCCCGATGGACACGGATGAAACGCTTTTGCCCGGCGCGCCGCTGGGGCAGGAGGTCGTGCGCCTGTCGCGCGGAAAAGCGGAAAAGGCGCATGGAGCGTACCCAAATGCGTATTGCATCGGCTCGGATACGCTCGTAACGATCGACGGGATCGCGCTCGGCAAGCCGGAGGGACCCGGCCGCGCCCGCGAAATGCTGCGCATGCTGCGCGGCCGCACGCACGAGGTGCTGACCGGTCTTGCCGTGCAGCCGCCCATTGGGGAAACGAGAACGCTTTTGACGCGCACGCTCGTTACCTTCCGCGCCTTTGATGAGGATGAGCTGGAAAAGTATCTGGCCACCGGCGAGCCGCTCGATAAAGCGGGCGCTTACGGGATTCAGGGCCACGGCGCGCTGCTGATCGAAGGCATCGCCGGCGATTACTACAGCGTGATGGGCCTGCCTGTCGCAGGCCTGAACCGCATCCTCCGCGATCTCGGCGTTGCCGTGTAG